The following coding sequences are from one Gossypium raimondii isolate GPD5lz chromosome 4, ASM2569854v1, whole genome shotgun sequence window:
- the LOC128040621 gene encoding uncharacterized protein LOC128040621, which translates to MVGVDLIRETEEKVRIIRDCLKAASDRQKSYADLKRRDIEFSVGDRVFLKVSPWKKVLRFGRKGKLSPRFIGPYEIIERIGPVAYRLALPRELENIHNVFHVSMLRRYRSDPSHVIPHTEIELQPDMTYSEEPVKILAREVKELRNKRVPLVNVLWNRHGSEEATWETEELMRFQYPNLFQGTKFRGRNFLKGGDSCNSLNF; encoded by the coding sequence ATGGTGGGAGTGGACTTGATtcgagaaactgaagaaaaagttcgtattattcgagattgtttaaaagctGCCTCCGATCGGCAaaaatcatatgcagatttgaagaGAAGGGATATAGAGTTTAGTGTGGGTGATCGtgtatttttgaaagtgtcaccgtggaagaaagttttgCGGTTCGGCAGAAAGGGAAAACTCAGCCCACGATTTATCGGGCCGTATGAAATCATTGAAAGAATCGGTCCGGTAGCTTATAGATTGGCTTTGCCCCGGGAActtgaaaatattcataatgtgtttcatgtgtctatgttgaGACGGTATAGATCAGATCCATCACATGTAATTCCTCATACGGAAATAGAGCTCCAACCTGACATGACTTATTCAGAGGAACCGGTGAAAATTTTAGCTCGGGAGGTTAAAGAGTTGAGGAATAAACGTGTACCACTAGTTAATGTGTTATGGAATCGACATGGATCTGAGGAGGCAACCTGGGAAACGGAGGAATTGATGAGATTTCAGTATCCGAATTTATTTCAAGGTACGAAATTTCGGGGACGAAATTTCCTAAAAGGGGGGGACAGTTGTAATAGcctgaatttttag